The Paenibacillus sp. MBLB1832 genome has a window encoding:
- a CDS encoding type 2 periplasmic-binding domain-containing protein — MKKNLQVLMVTAVSLSLLLTSACSTKKSDAPAETAAASASAQPAKALPDIDPFKFKDPVTVNFGKSVVDIKKYAEGEDPENNAVYKLMNTTINIVAKNKFAVPFDTYQQKIKLGIASNDIPDIFYADQEMLEELIKNDMLADLTPYYEKYETENAKKILSYGDKVLFKGATKNGKLYGMPNVSDAQNGVPAAYIRKDWLEKLGGKKPASFEELIALGKDFATKDPDGNGKADTLGFAFNNELDLRYTSFMNAYGVYPKVYMKGADGKFTYGSIDPKMKDGLAKLAELYKAGAIDKEFVTQNMPKMAEGVSKGSVGIFLGEFFSPLWPLQDALKNVKGADYIGIPVPGLGGKEYKPYVPINANGYFVVRKGFEHPEALMLILNNEAEVSYNNLNNAWSKGYADINKNEKYAALGGVNNWLPVFLDRPDANLNRYNLFKYAIDNKDDTKMPEDQRTTFLNVKKGMEGDPNNWAWYKTFLEGVPSAGSYKNVVRNDWIGSPTATGKLKGAALKKLEDEAIINIIVGQKPVDEFDAFVKQWKEQGGQQILDEMNAASK, encoded by the coding sequence ATGAAGAAGAACTTGCAAGTGTTAATGGTTACAGCTGTATCTTTGTCGTTGCTGCTTACGTCAGCTTGCTCTACGAAGAAATCGGATGCTCCAGCTGAAACGGCAGCTGCGAGTGCATCAGCACAACCTGCGAAGGCGTTACCGGACATCGATCCATTTAAATTTAAGGATCCCGTAACAGTCAATTTTGGCAAGAGCGTTGTGGACATTAAGAAATACGCGGAGGGCGAGGATCCAGAGAATAACGCTGTTTACAAGTTGATGAACACCACGATTAACATCGTAGCCAAGAACAAGTTTGCCGTTCCATTTGATACGTACCAGCAGAAAATTAAGCTGGGAATTGCTTCTAATGATATTCCGGATATATTCTATGCCGACCAAGAAATGCTGGAAGAGTTAATTAAGAATGATATGCTGGCTGACTTAACTCCGTACTATGAGAAGTATGAAACAGAAAACGCGAAGAAAATCCTTTCTTACGGCGATAAGGTGCTTTTTAAAGGAGCCACCAAGAACGGTAAATTGTATGGCATGCCGAATGTGTCTGACGCACAGAATGGTGTACCAGCAGCTTACATTCGTAAGGATTGGTTGGAGAAGCTAGGTGGCAAAAAACCAGCCAGCTTTGAAGAACTTATTGCTCTTGGTAAGGATTTTGCCACGAAAGATCCGGATGGAAACGGTAAAGCGGATACACTCGGATTCGCTTTTAATAATGAGTTGGATCTACGCTACACGTCCTTTATGAATGCATATGGCGTGTATCCAAAGGTCTATATGAAAGGTGCAGACGGCAAATTCACTTATGGAAGTATCGATCCGAAGATGAAGGATGGTCTTGCGAAGCTGGCGGAGTTGTACAAAGCAGGTGCCATTGACAAAGAGTTTGTTACACAAAACATGCCGAAAATGGCAGAGGGTGTATCCAAAGGCAGTGTAGGTATCTTCTTAGGCGAGTTCTTCTCACCGCTATGGCCGTTGCAGGATGCACTAAAGAATGTTAAAGGTGCAGATTATATTGGTATACCGGTTCCAGGTCTTGGCGGCAAGGAATATAAGCCGTATGTGCCAATCAACGCTAATGGCTATTTCGTTGTTCGCAAAGGTTTTGAACATCCAGAGGCACTTATGTTAATTCTGAATAATGAAGCCGAAGTGAGCTACAACAACTTGAACAATGCCTGGTCGAAGGGCTATGCGGATATAAATAAAAACGAGAAGTATGCAGCTCTAGGAGGCGTCAATAACTGGTTACCGGTATTTTTAGATCGTCCTGATGCTAACCTAAACCGTTATAATTTGTTTAAATATGCGATTGATAATAAAGATGATACGAAGATGCCAGAGGATCAACGGACAACCTTCCTGAATGTGAAGAAAGGGATGGAAGGAGATCCGAATAACTGGGCATGGTACAAAACGTTCTTGGAAGGCGTACCTTCCGCAGGCAGCTATAAAAACGTAGTCCGGAACGATTGGATTGGTTCCCCTACGGCAACGGGCAAGCTAAAAGGCGCTGCGCTTAAGAAATTGGAAGACGAAGCGATCATTAACATCATCGTTGGTCAGAAGCCGGTTGACGAATTTGATGCCTTTGTCAAACAGTGGAAAGAACAAGGCGGTCAACAAATTCTAGATGAGATGAACGCTGCTTCGAAATAA
- a CDS encoding ABC transporter permease → MLLLFLFNIVPMYGILIAFKDFIPSKGIWNSPWVGLQYFDFMMQLPDVWLVTKNTIIIAGLKILLGFPVPIIVALLLNEIGRSWFKRTVQTIVYLPNFLSWVILSGLILDVFAVNGGLVNSFLKFFSIEPIYFLGDNTYFRSIIISTDIWKNFGWGTVIYMAALTSIDPSLYESAIMDGASRWKQTLHITIPGIVPIIMLTAILSMGNILNAGFDQIFNLYNPLVMKTGDIIDTYVYRVAFNDANWSLSTMVGLIKSVVNSLLIVTGYWMAYKWTDYRVF, encoded by the coding sequence ATGTTGCTTCTATTCCTTTTTAATATTGTCCCCATGTACGGCATTCTCATTGCATTCAAGGATTTTATTCCAAGTAAAGGAATATGGAACTCACCGTGGGTGGGCTTGCAATACTTTGATTTTATGATGCAATTGCCAGATGTGTGGTTAGTAACGAAAAATACAATCATTATCGCGGGTCTTAAAATATTGCTTGGATTTCCTGTACCGATTATTGTTGCACTGCTATTAAATGAAATAGGACGGTCATGGTTTAAGCGGACGGTTCAAACGATCGTATATTTACCGAATTTTTTATCTTGGGTCATTTTATCGGGCTTAATTTTGGATGTATTTGCGGTGAATGGCGGACTTGTTAATAGTTTTCTGAAGTTTTTCTCCATAGAACCTATTTATTTTTTAGGGGATAACACGTATTTTCGATCCATAATTATATCTACAGATATTTGGAAAAACTTCGGGTGGGGAACGGTCATCTATATGGCTGCCTTAACGAGCATCGACCCCTCACTATATGAATCTGCGATTATGGATGGGGCATCCCGCTGGAAACAAACCTTGCATATTACCATACCCGGCATCGTTCCCATTATTATGCTCACAGCCATCTTGAGTATGGGGAATATTCTAAATGCGGGCTTTGATCAAATATTTAATCTGTATAATCCACTTGTCATGAAGACGGGCGACATTATTGATACGTATGTGTATCGGGTAGCTTTCAATGATGCCAACTGGAGCTTGAGTACGATGGTAGGACTCATCAAATCCGTTGTAAACAGCCTGCTCATCGTTACAGGATACTGGATGGCCTATAAGTGGACGGATTATCGGGTATTTTAA